One segment of Neodiprion fabricii isolate iyNeoFabr1 chromosome 1, iyNeoFabr1.1, whole genome shotgun sequence DNA contains the following:
- the LOC124174641 gene encoding serine protease HTRA2, mitochondrial isoform X4, translating into MALPCARLACDVLRRKHIFRCQYLTVLNVERDFRTGTANSFREKGRLRDENSKRYITCSALVASVLGYVLYNWKEDFRGDVAGFKFENVKSPFPAIHAATNVFATNVNHNRDKYNFIADVVEVSAPSVVYIEMKDQRRIDFFTGKPMTTSNGSGFIVKEDGLILTNAHVVINKPNTSVKVRLQDGTSYTGTVEDIDMKSDLATVRINKTNLPVMKLGSSSTLRPGEFVVAIGSPLALSNTITSGIVSSVNRQSEELGLHNTNMGYIQTDAAITFGNSGGPLVNLNGEAIGINAMKVTAGISFAIPIDYAKDFLKRVEERRKSKGSQTNIESPRRRYLGITMLTLTPDILSELHQRNENIPWNVRHGVLVWKVIVGSPADVGGLKPGDIVTHINGEPARAAIDIYKVLEKPGPVNVTVVRSGQVVQVSVVPEEA; encoded by the exons ATGGCGTTACCCTGTGCGCGATTAGCGTGCGACGTACTGCGAAGAAAGCATATATTCCGTTGTCAATATTTGACAGTTTTAAATGTCGAGCGTGATTTTAGAACTGGAACGGCAAACTCTTTCCGCGAAAAGGGTCGTTTGCGCGACGAGAACTCGAAGCGTTACATAACCTGTTCTGCGCTCGTCGCCTCGGTCCTCGGATATGTCTTGTACAACTGGAAGGAGGATTTTAGGGGGGATGTGGCGGGgttcaagtttgaaaatgtgaaatctCCCTTTCCCGCCATTCACGCGGCAACGAACGTATTCGCGACTAACGTAAACCATAATCGCGACAAGTACAACTTCATTGCGGACGTCGTCGAGGTCTCCGCACCGTCCGTGGTTTACATCGAAATGAAGGATCAGCGAAG GATAGATTTCTTTACGGGGAAACCGATGACCACCAGCAATGGCTCTGGTTTTATCGTCAAGGAGGATGGTTTGATATTGACGAATGCGCACGTGGTTATTAACAAGCCGAATACCTCTGTCAAG GTTCGACTGCAAGATGGTACCAGCTACACGGGAACCGTTGAAGATATCGATATGAAGAGCGACTTGGCCACGGTTCGCATAAACAAG ACCAATTTGCCGGTTATGAAGTTGGGAAGTTCTTCAACCCTGAGGCCAGGGGAGTTTGTCGTAGCTATCGGATCGCCATTAGCCCTTAGTAACACTATTACCAGCGGAATTGTTAGCAGTGTCAACAGACAAAGTGAGGAGTTAGGATTACACAACACAAACATGGGCTACATACAAACTGACGCAGCTATTACC TTTGGCAACTCTGGTGGTCCTCTGGTAAATCTTAACGGCGAGGCAATCGGCATAAATGCGATGAAAGTAACCGCCGGCATATCTTTTGCCATACCGATCGATTATGCAAAGGATTTCCTGAAGAGGGTGGAAGAGCGTCGAAAATCGAAAG GTTCGCAGACGAATATCGAGAGTCCGAGAAGGCGCTACTTGGGGATTACTATGCTGACTTTGACCCCTGATATCTTGTCCGAATTACATCAGCGTAATGAAAATATCCCGTGGAACGTCAGGCACGGTGTTTTAGTCTGGAAAGTTATCGTTGGATCGCCTGCAGACGT AGGTGGATTAAAGCCCGGAGACATCGTGACGCACATTAATGGGGAGCCGGCAAGGGCCGCCATTGACATTTACAAAGTCCTTGAGAAACCAGGTCCCGTGAATGTGACCGTCGTTAGAAGCGGACAGGTCGTCCAAGTTTCCGTTGTGCCCGAAGAAGCGTGA
- the LOC124174615 gene encoding rRNA N6-adenosine-methyltransferase ZCCHC4 isoform X1, translating to MKITHNDSPSGYQCIWSDLADHPKCPHGPTLRFGRYVDSEYKQFYACSACRDRKLCSFYLEHGSKPTKHQKLAWELEAKKVLPRYDHQKMFILLNEILATNPIRRIYCHDCGRLSFVSEKHKHRGHDIIENLTDHQLRHPTEFLRPLENPKKEAQYLFSDQSVSDIIFMLLNLGAKHILCIGTPRIHEYLVNHHDDKVSSLLLDFDGRYHNFYGPLSFCWYNLFNHHFFHEESKDVLKDFLTQDGGRDTYIICDPPFGGRVEPISQTLKTIYDLHRKWNKIDADSVALKTMFIFPYFMEAVLREKSNPPGILGGLRDLKMFDYKVDYQNHPLFVKSPDKILATPVRIFTDIDLSLLTLQSHRGYKHCKKCNKWTFEENKHCKKCAACTSKDGRRYRHCNICARCVKPTWKHCKKCNRCTLETHKCGVVPKITGQCFRCNEFGHVEKTCTKDAGNISNSKVKSNDTTLKGKKRKHRLDVSDISNKKKARIANASETSMKSLEEFELVSTLDEVSRVADSEKVIPKKLTKNDSKMKNKHSKSKLLDKVSKRGKAIDTASLEKIETENMEDIIKVKKKKLLKLTNSTSKMTEEITTKSKVFTSTKSQGMNLDLDVLKQKKIFENKKSRINRKNKTFTNGEIFQKSQSKQK from the exons ATGAAAATTACGCACAATGATTCTCCAAGTGGCTATCAATGCATTTGGAGCGATTTAGCCGACCATCCAAAATGCCCACATG GACCAACACTGCGGTTTGGCCGATACGTCGACAGTGAATATAAACAGTTTTATGCATGTTCGGCGTGCCGAGATAGGAAGCTATGTTCGTTTTACTTGGAGCATGGAAGCAAGCCAACGAAGCACCAAAAACTGGCCTGGGAACTTGAGGCGAAGAAAGTTTTACCTCGCTATGATCATcagaaaatgtttattttactGAATGAGATATTGGCGACAAATCCAATTAGAAGAATCTACTGCCATGATTGTGGGCGTCTCTCTTTTGTCTCTGAAAAACACAAACACAGGGGTCAcgatataattgaaaatcttaCGGACCATCAGCTGCGTCATCCTACTGAATTTCTGAGACCTCTTGAAAATCCCAAGAAGGAGGCCCAATATTTATTCTCTGACCAATCAGTCAGCGATATCATTTTCATGCTCCTCAATCTAGGCGCTAAGCATATCTTATGCATAGGAACACCAAGAATTCACGAATACCTTGTGAATCATCACGACGATAAAGTCTCAAGTTTGCTCTTAGATTTTGACGGGAGATAT CATAATTTCTATGGCCCCTTGAGTTTCTGTTGGTACAATCTTTTCAATCACCATTTCTTTCATGAAGAATCAAAAGATGTCTTGAAGGATTTTCTCACACAAGACGGTGGCAGGGATACTTATATAATTTGTGATCCACCATTCGGCGGACGTGTTGAACCTATTTCTCAAacattgaaaacaatttatgaTTTACACAGAAAgtggaataaaattgatgcggACAGTGTTGCATTGAAAACGATGTTCATTTTTCCGTATTTTATGGAAGCTGTGCTGAGAGAAAAATCAAACCCACCTGGGATATTGGGAGGTCTGAGAGATCTGAAAATGTTCGACTACAAAGTGGATTATCAAAATCATCCGTTGTTCGTGAAATCGCCAGATAAAATCTTAGCAACACCGGTTCGCATATTTACAGATATAGATTTAAGTTTATTGACGCTACAATCTCATCGCGGTTATAAGCACTGCAAGAAATGTAACAAATGGACATTCGAGGAGAATAAacattgtaaaaaatgtgcaGCGTGCACTTCCAAAGATGGACGAAGGTACAGACACTGCAATATTTGTGCCCGCTGCGTCAAACCGACGTGGAAACACTGTAAGAAATGCAATCGATGCACCTTAGAAACTCACAAGTGCGGTGTAGTTCCGAAAATTACTGGGCAATGCTTCAGATGCAATGAATTTG gTCACGTGGAAAAAACTTGTACGAAAGATGCTGGAAATATTTCTAACTCAAAAGTGAAAAGCAACGACACGACACTGAAAGGAAAGAAGCGCAAGCATCGCTTGGATGTAAGCGATatttctaataaaaaaaaggctAGGATTGCAAATGCGAGTGAAACATCCATGAAATCTCTTGAAGAATTCGAATTAGTATCTACTTTGGATGAAGTGTCCAGAGTCGCTGATTCAGAGAAAGTCATCCCgaaaaagttgacaaaaaatgattccaaaatgaaaaataaacattcgAAGTCAAAACTTTTAGACAAAGTTTCAAAACGGGGAAAAGCCATTGATACAGCATCgctagaaaaaattgaaacggaaAATATGGAAGATATAATAaaagtgaagaagaagaagcttCTCAAATTGACAAACTCTACTTCCAAAATGACCGAGGAAATCACGACAAAGTCGAAGGTGTTCACTTCCACGAAGTCACAAGGAATGAACCTTGATTTAGATGTACTTAAgcagaagaaaatatttgaaaataaaaagtcgcgaatcaatagaaaaaataaaacattcacGAATGGtgaaatctttcaaaaaaGTCAATCAAAGCAAAAGTGA
- the LOC124174669 gene encoding neurophysin 1-like has translation MFRKIVVILFLVSSTLGCLIINCPRGGKRDGGFNPFKYQVRECSACGPDRQGQCFGPKICCGPSIGCFFGTAETHKCRKESLYSRPCTAGFAMCRGNTGRCAANGICCSQESCYVDPNCKVRSDIIQMSKQATSFDMDKIYSESNSLNDE, from the exons ATGTTTCGAAAAATAGTCGTCATTCTATTCCTAGTTTCCTCGACTTTGGGCTGTCTGATAATCAACTGCCCGCGAGGCGGAAAAAGAGACGGAGGATTCAATCCGTTTAAATATCAGGTCAGAGAG TGCTCCGCCTGCGGACCCGACAGGCAAGGACAATGTTTCGGGCCGAAGATTTGCTGCGGTCCTTCGATTGGATGTTTCTTCGGTACCGCCGAGACTCATAAATGTCGGAAAGAAAGTCTTTATTCGAGACCATGCACAGCTGGGTTTGCAATGTGCAGAGGAAATACCGGCCGATGCGCAGCTAATGGAATTTGCTGCTCACAAG aGTCATGTTACGTGGATCCAAATTGTAAAGTCAGAAGTGATATAATCCAAATGAGTAAACAGGCTACAAGCTTCGACATGGACAAGATTTACTCTGAGAGCAATTCTCTTAACGACGAATAA
- the LOC124174641 gene encoding serine protease HTRA2, mitochondrial isoform X1: MALPCARLACDVLRRKHIFRCQYLTVLNVERDFRTGTANSFREKGRLRDENSKRYITCSALVASVLGYVLYNWKEDFRGDVAGFKFENVKSPFPAIHAATNVFATNVNHNRDKYNFIADVVEVSAPSVVYIEMKDQRRIDFFTGKPMTTSNGSGFIVKEDGLILTNAHVVINKPNTSVKVNVRLQDGTSYTGTVEDIDMKSDLATVRINKTNLPVMKLGSSSTLRPGEFVVAIGSPLALSNTITSGIVSSVNRQSEELGLHNTNMGYIQTDAAITFGNSGGPLVNLNGEAIGINAMKVTAGISFAIPIDYAKDFLKRVEERRKSKGFTILGSQTNIESPRRRYLGITMLTLTPDILSELHQRNENIPWNVRHGVLVWKVIVGSPADVGGLKPGDIVTHINGEPARAAIDIYKVLEKPGPVNVTVVRSGQVVQVSVVPEEA; the protein is encoded by the exons ATGGCGTTACCCTGTGCGCGATTAGCGTGCGACGTACTGCGAAGAAAGCATATATTCCGTTGTCAATATTTGACAGTTTTAAATGTCGAGCGTGATTTTAGAACTGGAACGGCAAACTCTTTCCGCGAAAAGGGTCGTTTGCGCGACGAGAACTCGAAGCGTTACATAACCTGTTCTGCGCTCGTCGCCTCGGTCCTCGGATATGTCTTGTACAACTGGAAGGAGGATTTTAGGGGGGATGTGGCGGGgttcaagtttgaaaatgtgaaatctCCCTTTCCCGCCATTCACGCGGCAACGAACGTATTCGCGACTAACGTAAACCATAATCGCGACAAGTACAACTTCATTGCGGACGTCGTCGAGGTCTCCGCACCGTCCGTGGTTTACATCGAAATGAAGGATCAGCGAAG GATAGATTTCTTTACGGGGAAACCGATGACCACCAGCAATGGCTCTGGTTTTATCGTCAAGGAGGATGGTTTGATATTGACGAATGCGCACGTGGTTATTAACAAGCCGAATACCTCTGTCAAGGTAAAC GTTCGACTGCAAGATGGTACCAGCTACACGGGAACCGTTGAAGATATCGATATGAAGAGCGACTTGGCCACGGTTCGCATAAACAAG ACCAATTTGCCGGTTATGAAGTTGGGAAGTTCTTCAACCCTGAGGCCAGGGGAGTTTGTCGTAGCTATCGGATCGCCATTAGCCCTTAGTAACACTATTACCAGCGGAATTGTTAGCAGTGTCAACAGACAAAGTGAGGAGTTAGGATTACACAACACAAACATGGGCTACATACAAACTGACGCAGCTATTACC TTTGGCAACTCTGGTGGTCCTCTGGTAAATCTTAACGGCGAGGCAATCGGCATAAATGCGATGAAAGTAACCGCCGGCATATCTTTTGCCATACCGATCGATTATGCAAAGGATTTCCTGAAGAGGGTGGAAGAGCGTCGAAAATCGAAAG GCTTCACAATTCTAGGTTCGCAGACGAATATCGAGAGTCCGAGAAGGCGCTACTTGGGGATTACTATGCTGACTTTGACCCCTGATATCTTGTCCGAATTACATCAGCGTAATGAAAATATCCCGTGGAACGTCAGGCACGGTGTTTTAGTCTGGAAAGTTATCGTTGGATCGCCTGCAGACGT AGGTGGATTAAAGCCCGGAGACATCGTGACGCACATTAATGGGGAGCCGGCAAGGGCCGCCATTGACATTTACAAAGTCCTTGAGAAACCAGGTCCCGTGAATGTGACCGTCGTTAGAAGCGGACAGGTCGTCCAAGTTTCCGTTGTGCCCGAAGAAGCGTGA
- the LOC124174641 gene encoding serine protease HTRA2, mitochondrial isoform X2: protein MALPCARLACDVLRRKHIFRCQYLTVLNVERDFRTGTANSFREKGRLRDENSKRYITCSALVASVLGYVLYNWKEDFRGDVAGFKFENVKSPFPAIHAATNVFATNVNHNRDKYNFIADVVEVSAPSVVYIEMKDQRRIDFFTGKPMTTSNGSGFIVKEDGLILTNAHVVINKPNTSVKVRLQDGTSYTGTVEDIDMKSDLATVRINKTNLPVMKLGSSSTLRPGEFVVAIGSPLALSNTITSGIVSSVNRQSEELGLHNTNMGYIQTDAAITFGNSGGPLVNLNGEAIGINAMKVTAGISFAIPIDYAKDFLKRVEERRKSKGFTILGSQTNIESPRRRYLGITMLTLTPDILSELHQRNENIPWNVRHGVLVWKVIVGSPADVGGLKPGDIVTHINGEPARAAIDIYKVLEKPGPVNVTVVRSGQVVQVSVVPEEA from the exons ATGGCGTTACCCTGTGCGCGATTAGCGTGCGACGTACTGCGAAGAAAGCATATATTCCGTTGTCAATATTTGACAGTTTTAAATGTCGAGCGTGATTTTAGAACTGGAACGGCAAACTCTTTCCGCGAAAAGGGTCGTTTGCGCGACGAGAACTCGAAGCGTTACATAACCTGTTCTGCGCTCGTCGCCTCGGTCCTCGGATATGTCTTGTACAACTGGAAGGAGGATTTTAGGGGGGATGTGGCGGGgttcaagtttgaaaatgtgaaatctCCCTTTCCCGCCATTCACGCGGCAACGAACGTATTCGCGACTAACGTAAACCATAATCGCGACAAGTACAACTTCATTGCGGACGTCGTCGAGGTCTCCGCACCGTCCGTGGTTTACATCGAAATGAAGGATCAGCGAAG GATAGATTTCTTTACGGGGAAACCGATGACCACCAGCAATGGCTCTGGTTTTATCGTCAAGGAGGATGGTTTGATATTGACGAATGCGCACGTGGTTATTAACAAGCCGAATACCTCTGTCAAG GTTCGACTGCAAGATGGTACCAGCTACACGGGAACCGTTGAAGATATCGATATGAAGAGCGACTTGGCCACGGTTCGCATAAACAAG ACCAATTTGCCGGTTATGAAGTTGGGAAGTTCTTCAACCCTGAGGCCAGGGGAGTTTGTCGTAGCTATCGGATCGCCATTAGCCCTTAGTAACACTATTACCAGCGGAATTGTTAGCAGTGTCAACAGACAAAGTGAGGAGTTAGGATTACACAACACAAACATGGGCTACATACAAACTGACGCAGCTATTACC TTTGGCAACTCTGGTGGTCCTCTGGTAAATCTTAACGGCGAGGCAATCGGCATAAATGCGATGAAAGTAACCGCCGGCATATCTTTTGCCATACCGATCGATTATGCAAAGGATTTCCTGAAGAGGGTGGAAGAGCGTCGAAAATCGAAAG GCTTCACAATTCTAGGTTCGCAGACGAATATCGAGAGTCCGAGAAGGCGCTACTTGGGGATTACTATGCTGACTTTGACCCCTGATATCTTGTCCGAATTACATCAGCGTAATGAAAATATCCCGTGGAACGTCAGGCACGGTGTTTTAGTCTGGAAAGTTATCGTTGGATCGCCTGCAGACGT AGGTGGATTAAAGCCCGGAGACATCGTGACGCACATTAATGGGGAGCCGGCAAGGGCCGCCATTGACATTTACAAAGTCCTTGAGAAACCAGGTCCCGTGAATGTGACCGTCGTTAGAAGCGGACAGGTCGTCCAAGTTTCCGTTGTGCCCGAAGAAGCGTGA
- the LOC124174641 gene encoding serine protease HTRA2, mitochondrial isoform X3, with amino-acid sequence MALPCARLACDVLRRKHIFRCQYLTVLNVERDFRTGTANSFREKGRLRDENSKRYITCSALVASVLGYVLYNWKEDFRGDVAGFKFENVKSPFPAIHAATNVFATNVNHNRDKYNFIADVVEVSAPSVVYIEMKDQRRIDFFTGKPMTTSNGSGFIVKEDGLILTNAHVVINKPNTSVKVNVRLQDGTSYTGTVEDIDMKSDLATVRINKTNLPVMKLGSSSTLRPGEFVVAIGSPLALSNTITSGIVSSVNRQSEELGLHNTNMGYIQTDAAITFGNSGGPLVNLNGEAIGINAMKVTAGISFAIPIDYAKDFLKRVEERRKSKGSQTNIESPRRRYLGITMLTLTPDILSELHQRNENIPWNVRHGVLVWKVIVGSPADVGGLKPGDIVTHINGEPARAAIDIYKVLEKPGPVNVTVVRSGQVVQVSVVPEEA; translated from the exons ATGGCGTTACCCTGTGCGCGATTAGCGTGCGACGTACTGCGAAGAAAGCATATATTCCGTTGTCAATATTTGACAGTTTTAAATGTCGAGCGTGATTTTAGAACTGGAACGGCAAACTCTTTCCGCGAAAAGGGTCGTTTGCGCGACGAGAACTCGAAGCGTTACATAACCTGTTCTGCGCTCGTCGCCTCGGTCCTCGGATATGTCTTGTACAACTGGAAGGAGGATTTTAGGGGGGATGTGGCGGGgttcaagtttgaaaatgtgaaatctCCCTTTCCCGCCATTCACGCGGCAACGAACGTATTCGCGACTAACGTAAACCATAATCGCGACAAGTACAACTTCATTGCGGACGTCGTCGAGGTCTCCGCACCGTCCGTGGTTTACATCGAAATGAAGGATCAGCGAAG GATAGATTTCTTTACGGGGAAACCGATGACCACCAGCAATGGCTCTGGTTTTATCGTCAAGGAGGATGGTTTGATATTGACGAATGCGCACGTGGTTATTAACAAGCCGAATACCTCTGTCAAGGTAAAC GTTCGACTGCAAGATGGTACCAGCTACACGGGAACCGTTGAAGATATCGATATGAAGAGCGACTTGGCCACGGTTCGCATAAACAAG ACCAATTTGCCGGTTATGAAGTTGGGAAGTTCTTCAACCCTGAGGCCAGGGGAGTTTGTCGTAGCTATCGGATCGCCATTAGCCCTTAGTAACACTATTACCAGCGGAATTGTTAGCAGTGTCAACAGACAAAGTGAGGAGTTAGGATTACACAACACAAACATGGGCTACATACAAACTGACGCAGCTATTACC TTTGGCAACTCTGGTGGTCCTCTGGTAAATCTTAACGGCGAGGCAATCGGCATAAATGCGATGAAAGTAACCGCCGGCATATCTTTTGCCATACCGATCGATTATGCAAAGGATTTCCTGAAGAGGGTGGAAGAGCGTCGAAAATCGAAAG GTTCGCAGACGAATATCGAGAGTCCGAGAAGGCGCTACTTGGGGATTACTATGCTGACTTTGACCCCTGATATCTTGTCCGAATTACATCAGCGTAATGAAAATATCCCGTGGAACGTCAGGCACGGTGTTTTAGTCTGGAAAGTTATCGTTGGATCGCCTGCAGACGT AGGTGGATTAAAGCCCGGAGACATCGTGACGCACATTAATGGGGAGCCGGCAAGGGCCGCCATTGACATTTACAAAGTCCTTGAGAAACCAGGTCCCGTGAATGTGACCGTCGTTAGAAGCGGACAGGTCGTCCAAGTTTCCGTTGTGCCCGAAGAAGCGTGA
- the LOC124174615 gene encoding rRNA N6-adenosine-methyltransferase ZCCHC4 isoform X2 gives MFILLNEILATNPIRRIYCHDCGRLSFVSEKHKHRGHDIIENLTDHQLRHPTEFLRPLENPKKEAQYLFSDQSVSDIIFMLLNLGAKHILCIGTPRIHEYLVNHHDDKVSSLLLDFDGRYHNFYGPLSFCWYNLFNHHFFHEESKDVLKDFLTQDGGRDTYIICDPPFGGRVEPISQTLKTIYDLHRKWNKIDADSVALKTMFIFPYFMEAVLREKSNPPGILGGLRDLKMFDYKVDYQNHPLFVKSPDKILATPVRIFTDIDLSLLTLQSHRGYKHCKKCNKWTFEENKHCKKCAACTSKDGRRYRHCNICARCVKPTWKHCKKCNRCTLETHKCGVVPKITGQCFRCNEFGHVEKTCTKDAGNISNSKVKSNDTTLKGKKRKHRLDVSDISNKKKARIANASETSMKSLEEFELVSTLDEVSRVADSEKVIPKKLTKNDSKMKNKHSKSKLLDKVSKRGKAIDTASLEKIETENMEDIIKVKKKKLLKLTNSTSKMTEEITTKSKVFTSTKSQGMNLDLDVLKQKKIFENKKSRINRKNKTFTNGEIFQKSQSKQK, from the exons atgtttattttactGAATGAGATATTGGCGACAAATCCAATTAGAAGAATCTACTGCCATGATTGTGGGCGTCTCTCTTTTGTCTCTGAAAAACACAAACACAGGGGTCAcgatataattgaaaatcttaCGGACCATCAGCTGCGTCATCCTACTGAATTTCTGAGACCTCTTGAAAATCCCAAGAAGGAGGCCCAATATTTATTCTCTGACCAATCAGTCAGCGATATCATTTTCATGCTCCTCAATCTAGGCGCTAAGCATATCTTATGCATAGGAACACCAAGAATTCACGAATACCTTGTGAATCATCACGACGATAAAGTCTCAAGTTTGCTCTTAGATTTTGACGGGAGATAT CATAATTTCTATGGCCCCTTGAGTTTCTGTTGGTACAATCTTTTCAATCACCATTTCTTTCATGAAGAATCAAAAGATGTCTTGAAGGATTTTCTCACACAAGACGGTGGCAGGGATACTTATATAATTTGTGATCCACCATTCGGCGGACGTGTTGAACCTATTTCTCAAacattgaaaacaatttatgaTTTACACAGAAAgtggaataaaattgatgcggACAGTGTTGCATTGAAAACGATGTTCATTTTTCCGTATTTTATGGAAGCTGTGCTGAGAGAAAAATCAAACCCACCTGGGATATTGGGAGGTCTGAGAGATCTGAAAATGTTCGACTACAAAGTGGATTATCAAAATCATCCGTTGTTCGTGAAATCGCCAGATAAAATCTTAGCAACACCGGTTCGCATATTTACAGATATAGATTTAAGTTTATTGACGCTACAATCTCATCGCGGTTATAAGCACTGCAAGAAATGTAACAAATGGACATTCGAGGAGAATAAacattgtaaaaaatgtgcaGCGTGCACTTCCAAAGATGGACGAAGGTACAGACACTGCAATATTTGTGCCCGCTGCGTCAAACCGACGTGGAAACACTGTAAGAAATGCAATCGATGCACCTTAGAAACTCACAAGTGCGGTGTAGTTCCGAAAATTACTGGGCAATGCTTCAGATGCAATGAATTTG gTCACGTGGAAAAAACTTGTACGAAAGATGCTGGAAATATTTCTAACTCAAAAGTGAAAAGCAACGACACGACACTGAAAGGAAAGAAGCGCAAGCATCGCTTGGATGTAAGCGATatttctaataaaaaaaaggctAGGATTGCAAATGCGAGTGAAACATCCATGAAATCTCTTGAAGAATTCGAATTAGTATCTACTTTGGATGAAGTGTCCAGAGTCGCTGATTCAGAGAAAGTCATCCCgaaaaagttgacaaaaaatgattccaaaatgaaaaataaacattcgAAGTCAAAACTTTTAGACAAAGTTTCAAAACGGGGAAAAGCCATTGATACAGCATCgctagaaaaaattgaaacggaaAATATGGAAGATATAATAaaagtgaagaagaagaagcttCTCAAATTGACAAACTCTACTTCCAAAATGACCGAGGAAATCACGACAAAGTCGAAGGTGTTCACTTCCACGAAGTCACAAGGAATGAACCTTGATTTAGATGTACTTAAgcagaagaaaatatttgaaaataaaaagtcgcgaatcaatagaaaaaataaaacattcacGAATGGtgaaatctttcaaaaaaGTCAATCAAAGCAAAAGTGA